A window of Mytilus edulis chromosome 10, xbMytEdul2.2, whole genome shotgun sequence contains these coding sequences:
- the LOC139490881 gene encoding protein OSCP1-like isoform X2: MSCKTLPLLFINLGGEMIYILDQRLRAQNIADEKAKKVLHDIIATMFHKRFMDELFKPQPLYSKKAMRTVFDRLAHASIMRLNAASMDKLYDLMTMAFKYQVSMCLKPRDIILVTLNHLDAMRNFVGDAAEIRQQLDHVYRLLMESFASLTMGEYQLIRQTLLNFFQDMHIRVSIFLKDKVQNSNGRFVLPTAGSLPHGTENPGLIRYYNENGNEIKTIQFTPGGSYTGSQGEGSFDMKGSRVTKLGTNMYSVSRTVETTGSTRTTTSSDIESSTPDPLAKAQLYLLSQLIGSKTASTKSEIRLNLFKNDKEEEQAEAALMKPIELAESKVVKIDASKKQKNDELSRIMGELAVNEGSSNDNDDLLDLMDKA; this comes from the exons ATGTCGTGTAAAACATTACCATTATTGTTCATAAATCTGGGAGGAGAAATGATTTACATCCTCGACCAGCGTCTTAGAGCACAAAATATAGCTGACGAGAAAGCGAAGAAAG ttctgCACGATATTATTGCAACAATGTTTCACAAAAGATTTATGGATGAATTATTTAAGCCTCAGCCTTTATATTCCAAGAAAGCTATGAGAACAGTATTTGACAGACTAGCCCATGCTTCTATTATGAGACTTAATGCTGCCAGTATGGACAAG CTTTATGATTTAATGACAATGGCCTTTAAATACCAAGTATCCATGTGCCTTAAACCTAGAGATATAATATTAGTTACATTGAATCATCTGGATGCCATGAGAAATTTTGTTGGGGATGCTGCAGAAATTAGACAACAGTTAGACCATGTATATAGGTTATTAATGGAA AGTTTTGCATCATTAACTATGGGAGAATATCAATTGATTAGGCAGACATTACTTAATTTTTTCCAAGATATGCATATACGT gtatCAATATTTCTTAAAGACAAAGTACAAAATAGTAATGGTAGATTTGTTTTACCGACTGCAGGAAGTTTACCTCATGGAACAGAAAATCCTGGTCTCATACG TTATTATAATGAAAATGgtaatgaaattaaaacaatacaGTTCACCCCTGGAGGATCATATACAGGGTCACAAGGTGAAGGGTCGTTTGACATGAAAGGCAGTAGAGTTACAAAATTAGGAACAAATAT gTATTCTGTATCACGAACAGTAGAAACGACAGGGTCAACAAGAACAACCACAAGTTCAGATATA GAATCCAGTACACCTGATCCTTTAGCCAAAGCacaattatatttattatcaCAACTTATAGGAAGTAAAACAGCTAGTACTAAATCAGAGATCAGattgaatttatttaaaaatgacaaaGAAGAAGA ACAAGCTGAAGCAGCCTTAATGAAGCCTATAGAATTAGCTGAATCTAAAGTTGTCAAAATAGATGCTTCCAag aaACAAAAGAATGACGAATTAAGTAGAATTATGGGAGAATTAGCAGTAAATGAAGGATCCTCTAATGACAATGATGATTTATTAGATTTGATGGATAAAGCCTAG
- the LOC139490881 gene encoding protein OSCP1-like isoform X1, translating into MSCKTLPLLFINLGGEMIYILDQRLRAQNIADEKAKKVLHDIIATMFHKRFMDELFKPQPLYSKKAMRTVFDRLAHASIMRLNAASMDKLYDLMTMAFKYQVSMCLKPRDIILVTLNHLDAMRNFVGDAAEIRQQLDHVYRLLMESFASLTMGEYQLIRQTLLNFFQDMHIRVSIFLKDKVQNSNGRFVLPTAGSLPHGTENPGLIRYYNENGNEIKTIQFTPGGSYTGSQGEGSFDMKGSRVTKLGTNMMRGAFDFSEYSVSRTVETTGSTRTTTSSDIESSTPDPLAKAQLYLLSQLIGSKTASTKSEIRLNLFKNDKEEEQAEAALMKPIELAESKVVKIDASKKQKNDELSRIMGELAVNEGSSNDNDDLLDLMDKA; encoded by the exons ATGTCGTGTAAAACATTACCATTATTGTTCATAAATCTGGGAGGAGAAATGATTTACATCCTCGACCAGCGTCTTAGAGCACAAAATATAGCTGACGAGAAAGCGAAGAAAG ttctgCACGATATTATTGCAACAATGTTTCACAAAAGATTTATGGATGAATTATTTAAGCCTCAGCCTTTATATTCCAAGAAAGCTATGAGAACAGTATTTGACAGACTAGCCCATGCTTCTATTATGAGACTTAATGCTGCCAGTATGGACAAG CTTTATGATTTAATGACAATGGCCTTTAAATACCAAGTATCCATGTGCCTTAAACCTAGAGATATAATATTAGTTACATTGAATCATCTGGATGCCATGAGAAATTTTGTTGGGGATGCTGCAGAAATTAGACAACAGTTAGACCATGTATATAGGTTATTAATGGAA AGTTTTGCATCATTAACTATGGGAGAATATCAATTGATTAGGCAGACATTACTTAATTTTTTCCAAGATATGCATATACGT gtatCAATATTTCTTAAAGACAAAGTACAAAATAGTAATGGTAGATTTGTTTTACCGACTGCAGGAAGTTTACCTCATGGAACAGAAAATCCTGGTCTCATACG TTATTATAATGAAAATGgtaatgaaattaaaacaatacaGTTCACCCCTGGAGGATCATATACAGGGTCACAAGGTGAAGGGTCGTTTGACATGAAAGGCAGTAGAGTTACAAAATTAGGAACAAATAT GATGAGAGGTGCTTTTGATTTTAGTGA gTATTCTGTATCACGAACAGTAGAAACGACAGGGTCAACAAGAACAACCACAAGTTCAGATATA GAATCCAGTACACCTGATCCTTTAGCCAAAGCacaattatatttattatcaCAACTTATAGGAAGTAAAACAGCTAGTACTAAATCAGAGATCAGattgaatttatttaaaaatgacaaaGAAGAAGA ACAAGCTGAAGCAGCCTTAATGAAGCCTATAGAATTAGCTGAATCTAAAGTTGTCAAAATAGATGCTTCCAag aaACAAAAGAATGACGAATTAAGTAGAATTATGGGAGAATTAGCAGTAAATGAAGGATCCTCTAATGACAATGATGATTTATTAGATTTGATGGATAAAGCCTAG